From Calothrix sp. PCC 6303, a single genomic window includes:
- a CDS encoding TolB family protein: MTKELFIPVLASLSLLSGCVGYPRILSYPFDPGGRSLNSSASELNPQISGRYIIYTTDRRGTQDVYLFDTVTRNLVDLPGLNSYDAIASHPSVSDNGRYVVFAASRQGRSAIFLFDRQTRQSRNLTANLPAEVRNPTISADGSRIAFETTVNGQWDVLVYEVSGRQLDIPQDPR; encoded by the coding sequence ATGACTAAAGAACTGTTTATACCAGTATTAGCAAGTTTGAGTTTACTAAGTGGTTGTGTTGGCTACCCTCGAATACTCAGTTATCCTTTTGATCCAGGTGGCAGAAGCCTTAATAGTTCGGCTTCGGAGTTAAATCCCCAAATATCTGGTCGGTATATTATTTATACAACTGACCGTCGAGGTACCCAAGATGTATATCTTTTTGATACTGTGACTCGAAACTTGGTGGATCTACCAGGGCTAAATTCCTATGACGCGATCGCATCTCACCCCAGTGTCTCGGATAATGGTCGCTATGTTGTTTTTGCCGCATCCCGTCAAGGTCGTTCGGCAATTTTTTTATTTGATCGCCAAACTCGGCAATCACGGAATCTAACGGCAAATTTGCCAGCAGAAGTCCGCAACCCCACTATCAGCGCAGACGGTAGTCGCATTGCTTTTGAAACCACGGTTAACGGACAGTGGGATGTTTTGGTTTATGAGGTTTCAGGAAGACAATTAGATATTCCCCAAGATCCAAGATAA
- a CDS encoding TolB family protein: MKKTTPIFRLHKSLRWSLLFGLVNLLFGCGGENIPAGPTSLNSRYTEEQPALSGNGRFLAFVSNRNGYHQALVYDLQQQKFVSTPRLNRPDTVVESPSLSYTGRYIAYITSDQGRPVVALYDRASQQSQILTPIYRGWVRNPAISPDGRYVVFETTIRGQWDVEVLDRGPGIELDIPNGATVSQPPGN, from the coding sequence GTGAAAAAAACTACACCTATATTCCGGCTCCACAAATCTTTACGTTGGAGTCTTCTTTTTGGATTAGTGAACTTGCTTTTTGGTTGTGGGGGAGAAAATATCCCCGCTGGTCCCACTTCCCTCAACAGCCGCTACACTGAGGAACAACCTGCCTTAAGTGGTAATGGTCGTTTTTTGGCGTTTGTTTCCAACCGTAATGGCTACCATCAAGCCTTGGTATACGATTTACAACAACAAAAATTTGTCAGCACTCCGCGTCTAAATCGCCCCGATACTGTTGTTGAGAGTCCTAGCTTGAGCTACACCGGGCGCTACATCGCCTACATTACCAGCGACCAAGGTAGACCTGTTGTGGCGCTTTATGACCGAGCATCCCAACAATCTCAAATTCTCACCCCCATTTATCGGGGTTGGGTACGTAATCCTGCTATTAGTCCCGATGGGCGCTATGTCGTATTTGAAACCACTATTCGAGGTCAGTGGGATGTGGAAGTACTGGATCGGGGTCCTGGTATTGAGTTGGATATACCCAATGGTGCAACAGTTTCTCAACCACCGGGGAATTAG